A single genomic interval of Robbsia betulipollinis harbors:
- the rlmN gene encoding 23S rRNA (adenine(2503)-C(2))-methyltransferase RlmN — protein MTQDTFVNLLDFDVAGLVAYCDSLGEKSFRAKQLQRWIHQSGEADFEKMTDLAKSLRGKLATRARVGVPPVASDHVSADGTRKWLIDVGAGNAVETVFIPEARRGTLCISSQAGCAVNCRFCSTGKQGFNRNLSTGEIIGQLWMAEFAIRRARSAALATGAKAGEPATGDGVAPAEQRAVTNVVMMGMGEPLLNFDNVVAAMRLMLDDNAYGLSRRRVTLSTSGVVPMMDRLAAELPVALAVSLHAPNDRLRDELVPLNKKYPLRELMAACERYLLVAPREFITFEYCMLDGVNDTEAHARELLAVTRDVPCKFNLIPFNPFPDSGLKRSRNERIRRFSEILLEAGVVTTVRKTRGDDIDAACGQLAGAVQDRTRLAERSRIVPIMEVHPV, from the coding sequence ATGACCCAAGACACCTTCGTCAACCTGCTCGATTTCGATGTCGCCGGACTGGTCGCGTACTGCGACTCGCTCGGCGAAAAATCCTTTCGCGCGAAACAACTGCAACGCTGGATTCACCAATCCGGCGAAGCCGATTTCGAAAAAATGACCGATCTCGCGAAGTCGTTGCGCGGCAAGCTTGCCACGCGCGCGCGGGTCGGCGTGCCGCCGGTCGCGAGCGATCACGTCTCGGCGGACGGCACGCGCAAGTGGCTGATCGACGTCGGAGCCGGCAACGCGGTCGAAACGGTGTTCATTCCCGAAGCGCGCCGCGGCACGTTGTGCATCTCGTCGCAGGCGGGCTGCGCGGTAAATTGCCGGTTCTGCTCGACGGGCAAACAGGGGTTCAACCGCAATCTGTCGACCGGCGAGATCATCGGCCAGCTCTGGATGGCCGAATTCGCGATCCGCCGCGCCCGTTCGGCGGCGCTCGCCACGGGCGCGAAGGCCGGCGAGCCTGCCACCGGGGACGGCGTCGCGCCAGCGGAGCAGCGGGCGGTGACCAACGTCGTGATGATGGGCATGGGCGAGCCCTTGCTGAATTTCGACAACGTCGTCGCGGCGATGCGCCTGATGCTCGACGACAATGCCTATGGCTTGTCGCGGCGCCGGGTCACCCTGTCGACCTCCGGCGTCGTGCCGATGATGGACCGTCTGGCGGCCGAGTTGCCGGTCGCGCTCGCGGTATCGCTGCACGCGCCGAACGACCGCCTGCGCGACGAGTTGGTGCCGTTGAACAAAAAGTATCCGCTGCGTGAACTGATGGCCGCATGCGAGCGCTACCTGCTGGTCGCGCCACGGGAATTCATCACGTTCGAATACTGCATGCTCGATGGCGTCAACGATACGGAGGCGCATGCGCGTGAACTGCTCGCCGTCACGCGTGACGTGCCCTGCAAGTTCAATCTGATCCCGTTCAATCCTTTCCCCGATTCCGGCCTGAAACGCTCCCGTAACGAACGGATCAGGCGTTTTTCCGAGATATTGCTCGAGGCGGGTGTCGTGACGACGGTGCGCAAGACGCGCGGCGACGACATCGACGCCGCTTGCGGGCAGCTCGCGGGCGCGGTGCAGGATCGTACGCGTCTGGCCGAACGCAGCCGGATCGTGCCGATTATGGAAGTGCATCCGGTATGA
- the ndk gene encoding nucleoside-diphosphate kinase, whose translation MAIERTLSIIKPDAVAKNVIGQIYSRFEGAGLKIAAARIAQLSRADAEKFYAVHSARPFFKDLVDFMISGPVAIQVLEGENAIAKHRDLMGATDPKKAEKGTIRADFADSIDANAVHGSDAAETAQTEIAFFFPEINIYSR comes from the coding sequence ATGGCAATCGAGCGTACTCTGTCCATTATCAAGCCGGACGCGGTGGCGAAAAACGTGATCGGGCAGATCTACAGCCGTTTCGAAGGCGCGGGCCTGAAGATCGCCGCTGCACGGATCGCGCAACTGTCGCGCGCCGACGCGGAGAAATTCTACGCGGTGCACAGCGCCCGCCCGTTCTTCAAGGATCTGGTTGATTTCATGATCTCCGGCCCGGTCGCGATCCAGGTTCTGGAAGGCGAGAACGCCATTGCGAAGCATCGCGACCTGATGGGCGCGACGGATCCGAAGAAGGCTGAAAAAGGCACGATCCGCGCCGATTTCGCCGACAGCATCGACGCCAACGCGGTGCACGGTTCCGATGCCGCCGAAACGGCACAGACCGAGATCGCCTTCTTCTTCCCGGAAATCAACATCTACTCGCGTTGA
- a CDS encoding Bax inhibitor-1/YccA family protein, which yields MSDFRSVGFGRSGQATTVAVRNRVLRNTYWLLALSMVPTVFGAWLGVVSGFSMFAATSPGMSLLLFFAVAFGLMFAIERFKDSGIGVLLLLAFTFFMGLMLSRLIGMILGFSNGASLIMMAFGGTGVIFASMATIATVSKRDFSGLGRWLFMGVLVLILASVANIFLQMPAMMLTVSVLAIVIFSAFMLVDVQRVVNGGETNYVTATLAIYLDVYNVFTSLLSLLGIFGGNRN from the coding sequence ATGAGCGATTTCCGTAGCGTCGGTTTTGGCCGCAGTGGTCAGGCGACAACCGTGGCTGTGCGCAACCGCGTGCTGCGCAATACCTACTGGCTGCTGGCCCTGTCGATGGTGCCGACCGTGTTCGGTGCCTGGCTGGGGGTGGTAAGCGGCTTCTCGATGTTCGCGGCGACGAGCCCGGGCATGAGCCTGCTGCTGTTCTTCGCGGTCGCCTTCGGTCTGATGTTCGCGATCGAGCGCTTCAAGGACAGCGGCATCGGCGTGCTCCTGCTGCTCGCCTTCACGTTCTTCATGGGGCTGATGCTGTCGCGCCTGATCGGCATGATCCTGGGCTTCTCGAACGGGGCGTCGCTCATCATGATGGCCTTCGGCGGCACCGGCGTGATCTTCGCGTCGATGGCGACGATCGCCACGGTTTCGAAGCGCGACTTCAGCGGGCTCGGCCGGTGGTTGTTCATGGGCGTGCTGGTGCTGATCCTCGCCTCGGTGGCCAACATCTTCCTGCAGATGCCGGCGATGATGCTGACCGTGTCGGTACTCGCGATCGTGATCTTTTCCGCCTTCATGCTGGTCGACGTGCAGCGTGTGGTCAACGGCGGCGAAACGAACTACGTGACCGCCACGCTCGCGATCTATCTGGACGTCTACAACGTCTTCACGAGCCTGTTGAGCCTGCTCGGCATTTTCGGTGGCAACCGGAACTGA
- the rlmD gene encoding 23S rRNA (uracil(1939)-C(5))-methyltransferase RlmD: protein MFVAPSSPSTRLPTVIDIDSLDMDARGVGRLREEDGSAGKVIFVEGALPGERVEYSSYRKKPSYEQATLGAILRRSVLRTTPRCPYFGVCGGCSMQHLDVRAQIAVKQRVLEDDLAHIGKLRPETVFRPIHGPAWGYRYRARLSVRLVKKKGGVLVGFHERKSAFVADMRSCEVLPPAISAMLVPLRHLVESLSIRERLPQIELAIGSTVTAMVLRVMDPITEADGVLLRAFADEHRVQFWLQAKGPDTVVQFYPDASDPAAQLDYRLPEFDIRMPFRPTDFTQVNHAINQVLVSRALGLLAPTREDRVVDLFCGLGNFTLPLARRCREVFGIEGSETLVSRALDNARANGVDAHTGFACRNLFEMTAADWRALGPFDKALIDPPREGAHALAQVLAELAAAGDTVFLPRRIVYVSCNPATLARDAGILVNGAGYRLCGAGVVNMFPQTSHVESIALFERDASPQGVIQTA, encoded by the coding sequence ATTTTCGTGGCCCCATCCTCACCAAGCACCCGTCTTCCCACCGTGATCGATATCGATTCGCTCGACATGGACGCCCGCGGCGTGGGCCGCCTGCGCGAGGAGGACGGCAGCGCCGGCAAGGTCATCTTCGTCGAGGGGGCGCTGCCGGGGGAACGGGTCGAATATTCGAGCTACCGTAAAAAACCGTCGTACGAGCAGGCCACTCTCGGCGCGATCCTGCGCAGGAGCGTGCTGCGCACCACGCCGCGCTGCCCGTACTTCGGTGTGTGCGGGGGATGCTCGATGCAGCATCTGGACGTGCGGGCGCAGATCGCAGTCAAGCAACGCGTGCTCGAGGACGATCTGGCGCATATCGGCAAACTGCGTCCCGAGACCGTGTTCCGCCCGATCCACGGTCCTGCATGGGGGTATCGATACCGTGCGCGCCTGAGTGTGCGTCTGGTGAAGAAAAAGGGCGGTGTGCTGGTCGGTTTTCACGAGCGCAAGAGCGCCTTCGTCGCCGACATGCGCAGTTGCGAGGTCCTGCCGCCCGCGATCTCGGCGATGCTGGTGCCGCTGCGACATCTGGTCGAGAGCCTGTCGATCCGCGAGCGTCTGCCGCAGATCGAACTGGCGATCGGCAGCACCGTGACCGCGATGGTCCTGCGCGTGATGGACCCGATCACCGAGGCGGATGGCGTGCTCCTGCGCGCGTTCGCCGACGAACATCGCGTCCAGTTCTGGCTGCAGGCGAAGGGTCCGGACACGGTCGTGCAGTTCTATCCGGACGCGTCGGATCCTGCCGCGCAGCTCGACTATCGGCTGCCCGAATTCGACATTCGGATGCCGTTCCGGCCGACGGATTTCACCCAGGTGAATCACGCGATCAATCAGGTGCTGGTGTCGCGGGCGCTCGGGTTGCTCGCGCCCACCCGGGAGGATCGCGTCGTCGATCTGTTCTGCGGCCTGGGCAATTTCACGCTGCCGCTGGCGCGCCGCTGCCGCGAGGTGTTCGGCATCGAGGGCAGCGAGACGCTGGTCAGCCGCGCGCTGGACAACGCCCGCGCGAATGGCGTGGACGCCCATACCGGTTTCGCCTGCCGCAACCTGTTCGAGATGACCGCCGCAGACTGGCGCGCCCTCGGGCCGTTCGACAAGGCCCTGATCGACCCGCCGCGGGAAGGGGCGCATGCGCTCGCCCAGGTGCTGGCGGAGCTCGCCGCCGCCGGGGACACCGTCTTTCTGCCGCGCCGCATCGTCTACGTGTCGTGCAACCCGGCGACGCTGGCGCGCGACGCCGGCATCCTCGTGAACGGAGCCGGCTACCGGCTGTGCGGCGCGGGAGTGGTGAACATGTTCCCGCAGACCTCCCACGTCGAATCGATCGCGCTGTTCGAGCGCGACGCGTCCCCCCAGGGCGTCATCCAGACCGCCTGA
- a CDS encoding 3'-5' exonuclease encodes MNSVLVFDIETVPDVAGLRRLGDIDAALSDEAVAELAFAARREKTGSDFLQHHLQRIVAISCVYRDREGFRVRSLGQPDDREGALIQSFFKVIERYAPQLVSWNGGGFDLPVLHYRALIHGVSAPRYWDMGQVDREFKFNNYISRYHTRHTDLMDLLALYQPRASAPLDALAKLCGFPGKMGMDGAQVWPAYRDGRIDEIRNYCETDVVNTYLMYCRFQLMRGDLSAPEYEEEIGIVKAALAEKPEPHWQDYLGGFDNVA; translated from the coding sequence ATGAATTCAGTGCTGGTGTTCGACATCGAAACGGTCCCCGACGTGGCCGGGTTGCGCCGGCTTGGCGATATCGATGCCGCGTTGAGCGACGAAGCGGTCGCCGAGCTGGCGTTCGCCGCACGGCGCGAGAAAACGGGATCCGATTTCCTGCAACATCATCTGCAGCGCATCGTGGCGATTTCCTGCGTGTATCGGGATCGCGAAGGGTTTCGGGTGCGCTCGCTCGGCCAGCCCGATGATCGCGAAGGTGCGCTGATCCAGTCGTTCTTCAAGGTCATCGAGCGCTACGCGCCCCAACTGGTGTCCTGGAACGGCGGCGGCTTCGATCTGCCGGTCCTGCATTACCGTGCCCTGATCCATGGCGTCAGCGCGCCGCGCTATTGGGACATGGGACAGGTCGATCGCGAATTCAAATTCAACAACTACATCAGCCGCTATCACACGCGTCATACGGATCTGATGGACCTGCTGGCACTGTATCAGCCGCGCGCCAGCGCGCCGCTCGACGCGCTGGCCAAACTCTGCGGTTTCCCCGGCAAGATGGGGATGGATGGCGCGCAGGTCTGGCCGGCCTATCGCGACGGCAGGATCGACGAAATCCGCAATTACTGCGAGACCGACGTCGTCAATACGTACCTGATGTACTGCCGTTTCCAATTGATGCGCGGCGACCTCTCGGCACCGGAATACGAGGAAGAGATCGGCATCGTCAAGGCCGCGCTTGCCGAGAAACCCGAGCCGCACTGGCAGGATTACCTCGGCGGCTTCGACAACGTCGCCTGA